A single window of Balaenoptera ricei isolate mBalRic1 chromosome 15, mBalRic1.hap2, whole genome shotgun sequence DNA harbors:
- the CIAO3 gene encoding cytosolic iron-sulfur assembly component 3 isoform X2: protein MASLFSGALQLTDLDDFIAPSQDCIKPMRVDKRPGSGAAKIHIENDGSYFQVSQDGGTKKLERAKISLDDCLACSGCVTSAETVLITQQSHEELRKVLGANKMAAPDQQRLVVISVSPQSRASLAVRFQLNPTDTARKLTAFFKKIGAHYVFDTTFSRNFSLLESQREFVRRFRAQADSKQALPVLTSACPGWICYAEKTHGNVLLPHISTARSPQQVMGSLVKDFFSQQQHLTPDKIYHVTVMPCYDKKLEASRPDFFSQEHQTRDVDCVITTGEVFKLLEEEGVSLSELEPATLDSLNKDLQEVTLEREGRVLLHFAAAYGFRNIQNLVQKLKRGRCPYHYVEVMACPSGCLNGGGQLKAPDMPGKELLQQVERLYSMVRTEAPEDAPGVQELYGHWLQGEGSEQASRLLHTSYHAVEKAGSSLSIRW, encoded by the exons ATGGCGTCGCTCTTCAGCGGGGCCCTACAGCTGACGGACCTGGACGACTTCATCGCGCCGTCTCAG GATTGCATCAAGCCCATGAGGGTGGATAAGAGGCCGGGAAGCGGCGCGGCCAAGATCCACATCGAAAATGACGGGAGTTACTTCCAAGTCAGTCAG GATGGAGGGACGAAGAAGCTGGAGAGGGCCAAGATCTCGCTGGACGACTGCCTGGCGTGCAGTGGCTGCGTCACTTCGGCAGAGACCGTGCTCATCACTCAGCAGAGCCACGAGGAGCTGCGGAAGGTTCTAGGTGCTAATAAG ATGGCGGCGCCCGATCAGCAGAGGCTGGTTGTCATCTCGGTCTCTCCCCAGTCCAGAGCGTCGCTGGCTGTGAGATTTCAGCTGAATCCTACAGACACCGCCAGGAAATTAActgcattctttaaaaaaatag GGGCACACTACGTGTTTGATACCACCTTCTCGAGGAACTTCAGCCTCCTCGAGAGCCAGCGGGAGTTCGTGCGGCGATTCCGAGCACAGGCTGATTCCAAGCAGGCCTTGCCTGTGCTGACTTCCGCCTGCCCAG GCTGGATCTGCTACGCCGAGAAGACCCACGGGAACGTCCTCCTCCCCCACATCAGCACCGCCCGGTCCCCGCAGCAGGTCATGGGCTCCCTGGTCAAGGACTTCTTCTCCCAGCAGCAG CATTTGACCCCCGACAAGATCTACCACGTGACGGTGATGCCCTGCTACGACAAAAAGCTGGAAGCCTCCAGACCCGACTTCTTCAGCCAAGAGCACCAGACACGCGATGTGGATTGTGTCATCACAACAG GAGAAGTCTTCAAGCTGCTGGAAGAAGAAGGGGTCTCGCTGTCAGAGCTGGAGCCGGCTACCCTGGACAGTCT GAACAAGGACCTCCAGGAGGTGACTCTGGAGAGGGAGGGCCGGGTCCTGCTGCACTTCGCCGCGGCCTACGGCTTCCGCAACATCCAGAACCTGGTGCAAAAGCTCAAGCGAGGCCGCTGCCCATACCACTATGTGGAGGTCATGGCCTGCCCTTCAG GCTGCTTGAATGGTGGAGGCCAGCTCAAGGCCCCTGACATGCCTGGCAAGGAGCTTCTCCAGCAGGTTGAGAGGCTATACAGCATGGTCAGGACCGAGGCACCAGAGGATGCGCCTGGGGTCCAGGAGCTGTATGGGCACTGGCTGCAGGGCGAGGGCTCAGAGCAGGCCAGCCGCCTGCTGCACACAAGCTACCACGCGGTGGAAAAGGCTGGCTCCAGCCTCAGCATCAGGTGGTAG
- the HAGHL gene encoding hydroxyacylglutathione hydrolase-like protein isoform X4: MKVKVIPVLEDNYMYLVIEEHTREAVAVDVAVPKRAHPLPGALCTRAWRPNTGSHLDHLHLPNSHPFQLLEIVGREGVSLTTVLTTHHHWDHARGNTELVRLLPGLVVLGADERICALTRRLAHGEELRFGAIHVRCLLTPGHTSGHMSYFLWEDECLDPPAVFSGDALSVAGCGSCLETTAQQMYHSLVETLGTLPPETKVFCGHEHTLGNLEFAQKVEPCNNHVKAKLSWAKGLGSSPQTGELSQAAWSCQTRL, translated from the exons ATGAAGGTCAAAGTCATCCCTGTGCTTGAGGACAACTACATGTACCTGGTCATCGAGGAGCACACGCGGGAGGCTGTGGCCGTGGACGTGGCCGTGCCCAAAAGG GCCCATCCCCTGCCTGGGGCACTGTGCACCCGGGCCTGGCGCCCCAACACAGGCAGCCACCTGGACCATCTGCATCTCCCTAACTCCCATCCCTTTCAGCTGCTGGAGATCGTGGGCCGGGAGGGGGTATCACTCACCACTGTGCTGACCACCCATCACCACTG GGACCACGCCCGGGGCAACACGGAGCTGGTGAGGCTGCTGCCTGGCCTGGTGGTGCTGGGCGCAGATGAGCGCATCTGTGCACTGACCCGCAGGCTGGCACATGGCGAGGAGCTGCGG TTTGGGGCCATCCACGTGCGCTGCCTCCTGACGCCCGGCCACACCTCGGGCCACATGAGCTACTTCCTGTGGGAAGATGAGTGTCTGGACCCGCCCGCCGTGTTCTCGG GGGACGCATTGTCTGTGGCCGGCTGTGGCTCATGCCTGGAGACCACAGCTCAGCAGATGTACCACAGCTTGGTGGAGACCCTGGGCACCCTGCCTCCTGAAACA AAGGTGTTCTGTGGTCACGAGCACACACTGGGCAACCTCGAGTTTGCACAAAAAGTGGAGCCTTGCAACAACCACGTGAAGGCCAAGCTATCGTGGGCCAAG GGTCTAGGCTCAAGCCCCCAGACTGGTGAGCTGAGCCAAGCTGCCTGGAGCTGCCAGACAAGGCTGTGA
- the HAGHL gene encoding hydroxyacylglutathione hydrolase-like protein isoform X5, whose protein sequence is MKVKVIPVLEDNYMYLVIEEHTREAVAVDVAVPKRAHPLPGALCTRAWRPNTGSHLDHLHLPNSHPFQLLEIVGREGVSLTTVLTTHHHWDHARGNTELVRLLPGLVVLGADERICALTRRLAHGEELRFGAIHVRCLLTPGHTSGHMSYFLWEDECLDPPAVFSGDALSVAGCGSCLETTAQQMYHSLVETLGTLPPETKVFCGHEHTLGNLEFAQKVEPCNNHVKAKLSWAKV, encoded by the exons ATGAAGGTCAAAGTCATCCCTGTGCTTGAGGACAACTACATGTACCTGGTCATCGAGGAGCACACGCGGGAGGCTGTGGCCGTGGACGTGGCCGTGCCCAAAAGG GCCCATCCCCTGCCTGGGGCACTGTGCACCCGGGCCTGGCGCCCCAACACAGGCAGCCACCTGGACCATCTGCATCTCCCTAACTCCCATCCCTTTCAGCTGCTGGAGATCGTGGGCCGGGAGGGGGTATCACTCACCACTGTGCTGACCACCCATCACCACTG GGACCACGCCCGGGGCAACACGGAGCTGGTGAGGCTGCTGCCTGGCCTGGTGGTGCTGGGCGCAGATGAGCGCATCTGTGCACTGACCCGCAGGCTGGCACATGGCGAGGAGCTGCGG TTTGGGGCCATCCACGTGCGCTGCCTCCTGACGCCCGGCCACACCTCGGGCCACATGAGCTACTTCCTGTGGGAAGATGAGTGTCTGGACCCGCCCGCCGTGTTCTCGG GGGACGCATTGTCTGTGGCCGGCTGTGGCTCATGCCTGGAGACCACAGCTCAGCAGATGTACCACAGCTTGGTGGAGACCCTGGGCACCCTGCCTCCTGAAACA AAGGTGTTCTGTGGTCACGAGCACACACTGGGCAACCTCGAGTTTGCACAAAAAGTGGAGCCTTGCAACAACCACGTGAAGGCCAAGCTATCGTGGGCCAAGGTGTGA
- the HAGHL gene encoding hydroxyacylglutathione hydrolase-like protein isoform X3 gives MKVKVIPVLEDNYMYLVIEEHTREAVAVDVAVPKRLLEIVGREGVSLTTVLTTHHHWDHARGNTELVRLLPGLVVLGADERICALTRRLAHGEELRFGAIHVRCLLTPGHTSGHMSYFLWEDECLDPPAVFSGDALSVAGCGSCLETTAQQMYHSLVETLGTLPPETKVFCGHEHTLGNLEFAQKVEPCNNHVKAKLSWAKKRDEDDVPTVPSTLGEELLYNPFLRVAEEPVCKFTGKVAPAEVLEVLCRERASFEQAAEPLQPQARALLALQWGLLSMPRPK, from the exons ATGAAGGTCAAAGTCATCCCTGTGCTTGAGGACAACTACATGTACCTGGTCATCGAGGAGCACACGCGGGAGGCTGTGGCCGTGGACGTGGCCGTGCCCAAAAGG CTGCTGGAGATCGTGGGCCGGGAGGGGGTATCACTCACCACTGTGCTGACCACCCATCACCACTG GGACCACGCCCGGGGCAACACGGAGCTGGTGAGGCTGCTGCCTGGCCTGGTGGTGCTGGGCGCAGATGAGCGCATCTGTGCACTGACCCGCAGGCTGGCACATGGCGAGGAGCTGCGG TTTGGGGCCATCCACGTGCGCTGCCTCCTGACGCCCGGCCACACCTCGGGCCACATGAGCTACTTCCTGTGGGAAGATGAGTGTCTGGACCCGCCCGCCGTGTTCTCGG GGGACGCATTGTCTGTGGCCGGCTGTGGCTCATGCCTGGAGACCACAGCTCAGCAGATGTACCACAGCTTGGTGGAGACCCTGGGCACCCTGCCTCCTGAAACA AAGGTGTTCTGTGGTCACGAGCACACACTGGGCAACCTCGAGTTTGCACAAAAAGTGGAGCCTTGCAACAACCACGTGAAGGCCAAGCTATCGTGGGCCAAG AAGAGGGATGAGGATGATGTGCCCACTGTGCCCTCAACCCTGGGCGAGGAGCTCCTTTACAACCCCTTCCTGAGGGTGGC AGAGGAGCCTGTGTGCAAGTTCACAGGGAAGGTCGCCCCAGCTGAAGTCCTGGAAGTGCTCTGCAGGGAGCGAGCGAGCTTTGAGCAGGCAGCTGAGCCGCTACAGCCACAGGCCCGGGCACTCCTTGCGCTGCAGTGGGGGCTCCTGAGCATGCCCCGGCCGAAGTGA
- the HAGHL gene encoding hydroxyacylglutathione hydrolase-like protein isoform X2, with product MKVKVIPVLEDNYMYLVIEEHTREAVAVDVAVPKRAHPLPGALCTRAWRPNTGSHLDHLHLPNSHPFQLLEIVGREGVSLTTVLTTHHHWDHARGNTELVRLLPGLVVLGADERICALTRRLAHGEELRFGAIHVRCLLTPGHTSGHMSYFLWEDECLDPPAVFSGDALSVAGCGSCLETTAQQMYHSLVETLGTLPPETVFCGHEHTLGNLEFAQKVEPCNNHVKAKLSWAKKRDEDDVPTVPSTLGEELLYNPFLRVAEEPVCKFTGKVAPAEVLEVLCRERASFEQAAEPLQPQARALLALQWGLLSMPRPK from the exons ATGAAGGTCAAAGTCATCCCTGTGCTTGAGGACAACTACATGTACCTGGTCATCGAGGAGCACACGCGGGAGGCTGTGGCCGTGGACGTGGCCGTGCCCAAAAGG GCCCATCCCCTGCCTGGGGCACTGTGCACCCGGGCCTGGCGCCCCAACACAGGCAGCCACCTGGACCATCTGCATCTCCCTAACTCCCATCCCTTTCAGCTGCTGGAGATCGTGGGCCGGGAGGGGGTATCACTCACCACTGTGCTGACCACCCATCACCACTG GGACCACGCCCGGGGCAACACGGAGCTGGTGAGGCTGCTGCCTGGCCTGGTGGTGCTGGGCGCAGATGAGCGCATCTGTGCACTGACCCGCAGGCTGGCACATGGCGAGGAGCTGCGG TTTGGGGCCATCCACGTGCGCTGCCTCCTGACGCCCGGCCACACCTCGGGCCACATGAGCTACTTCCTGTGGGAAGATGAGTGTCTGGACCCGCCCGCCGTGTTCTCGG GGGACGCATTGTCTGTGGCCGGCTGTGGCTCATGCCTGGAGACCACAGCTCAGCAGATGTACCACAGCTTGGTGGAGACCCTGGGCACCCTGCCTCCTGAAACA GTGTTCTGTGGTCACGAGCACACACTGGGCAACCTCGAGTTTGCACAAAAAGTGGAGCCTTGCAACAACCACGTGAAGGCCAAGCTATCGTGGGCCAAG AAGAGGGATGAGGATGATGTGCCCACTGTGCCCTCAACCCTGGGCGAGGAGCTCCTTTACAACCCCTTCCTGAGGGTGGC AGAGGAGCCTGTGTGCAAGTTCACAGGGAAGGTCGCCCCAGCTGAAGTCCTGGAAGTGCTCTGCAGGGAGCGAGCGAGCTTTGAGCAGGCAGCTGAGCCGCTACAGCCACAGGCCCGGGCACTCCTTGCGCTGCAGTGGGGGCTCCTGAGCATGCCCCGGCCGAAGTGA
- the HAGHL gene encoding hydroxyacylglutathione hydrolase-like protein isoform X1 — translation MKVKVIPVLEDNYMYLVIEEHTREAVAVDVAVPKRAHPLPGALCTRAWRPNTGSHLDHLHLPNSHPFQLLEIVGREGVSLTTVLTTHHHWDHARGNTELVRLLPGLVVLGADERICALTRRLAHGEELRFGAIHVRCLLTPGHTSGHMSYFLWEDECLDPPAVFSGDALSVAGCGSCLETTAQQMYHSLVETLGTLPPETKVFCGHEHTLGNLEFAQKVEPCNNHVKAKLSWAKKRDEDDVPTVPSTLGEELLYNPFLRVAEEPVCKFTGKVAPAEVLEVLCRERASFEQAAEPLQPQARALLALQWGLLSMPRPK, via the exons ATGAAGGTCAAAGTCATCCCTGTGCTTGAGGACAACTACATGTACCTGGTCATCGAGGAGCACACGCGGGAGGCTGTGGCCGTGGACGTGGCCGTGCCCAAAAGG GCCCATCCCCTGCCTGGGGCACTGTGCACCCGGGCCTGGCGCCCCAACACAGGCAGCCACCTGGACCATCTGCATCTCCCTAACTCCCATCCCTTTCAGCTGCTGGAGATCGTGGGCCGGGAGGGGGTATCACTCACCACTGTGCTGACCACCCATCACCACTG GGACCACGCCCGGGGCAACACGGAGCTGGTGAGGCTGCTGCCTGGCCTGGTGGTGCTGGGCGCAGATGAGCGCATCTGTGCACTGACCCGCAGGCTGGCACATGGCGAGGAGCTGCGG TTTGGGGCCATCCACGTGCGCTGCCTCCTGACGCCCGGCCACACCTCGGGCCACATGAGCTACTTCCTGTGGGAAGATGAGTGTCTGGACCCGCCCGCCGTGTTCTCGG GGGACGCATTGTCTGTGGCCGGCTGTGGCTCATGCCTGGAGACCACAGCTCAGCAGATGTACCACAGCTTGGTGGAGACCCTGGGCACCCTGCCTCCTGAAACA AAGGTGTTCTGTGGTCACGAGCACACACTGGGCAACCTCGAGTTTGCACAAAAAGTGGAGCCTTGCAACAACCACGTGAAGGCCAAGCTATCGTGGGCCAAG AAGAGGGATGAGGATGATGTGCCCACTGTGCCCTCAACCCTGGGCGAGGAGCTCCTTTACAACCCCTTCCTGAGGGTGGC AGAGGAGCCTGTGTGCAAGTTCACAGGGAAGGTCGCCCCAGCTGAAGTCCTGGAAGTGCTCTGCAGGGAGCGAGCGAGCTTTGAGCAGGCAGCTGAGCCGCTACAGCCACAGGCCCGGGCACTCCTTGCGCTGCAGTGGGGGCTCCTGAGCATGCCCCGGCCGAAGTGA
- the CIAO3 gene encoding cytosolic iron-sulfur assembly component 3 isoform X1, whose amino-acid sequence MASLFSGALQLTDLDDFIAPSQDCIKPMRVDKRPGSGAAKIHIENDGSYFQVSQDGGTKKLERAKISLDDCLACSGCVTSAETVLITQQSHEELRKVLGANKMAAPDQQRLVVISVSPQSRASLAVRFQLNPTDTARKLTAFFKKIGAHYVFDTTFSRNFSLLESQREFVRRFRAQADSKQALPVLTSACPGWICYAEKTHGNVLLPHISTARSPQQVMGSLVKDFFSQQQHLTPDKIYHVTVMPCYDKKLEASRPDFFSQEHQTRDVDCVITTGEVFKLLEEEGVSLSELEPATLDSLCSSVSAQEPTSHQGGGSGGYLEHVFRHAAQELFGIHVTEVTYRPLRNKDLQEVTLEREGRVLLHFAAAYGFRNIQNLVQKLKRGRCPYHYVEVMACPSGCLNGGGQLKAPDMPGKELLQQVERLYSMVRTEAPEDAPGVQELYGHWLQGEGSEQASRLLHTSYHAVEKAGSSLSIRW is encoded by the exons ATGGCGTCGCTCTTCAGCGGGGCCCTACAGCTGACGGACCTGGACGACTTCATCGCGCCGTCTCAG GATTGCATCAAGCCCATGAGGGTGGATAAGAGGCCGGGAAGCGGCGCGGCCAAGATCCACATCGAAAATGACGGGAGTTACTTCCAAGTCAGTCAG GATGGAGGGACGAAGAAGCTGGAGAGGGCCAAGATCTCGCTGGACGACTGCCTGGCGTGCAGTGGCTGCGTCACTTCGGCAGAGACCGTGCTCATCACTCAGCAGAGCCACGAGGAGCTGCGGAAGGTTCTAGGTGCTAATAAG ATGGCGGCGCCCGATCAGCAGAGGCTGGTTGTCATCTCGGTCTCTCCCCAGTCCAGAGCGTCGCTGGCTGTGAGATTTCAGCTGAATCCTACAGACACCGCCAGGAAATTAActgcattctttaaaaaaatag GGGCACACTACGTGTTTGATACCACCTTCTCGAGGAACTTCAGCCTCCTCGAGAGCCAGCGGGAGTTCGTGCGGCGATTCCGAGCACAGGCTGATTCCAAGCAGGCCTTGCCTGTGCTGACTTCCGCCTGCCCAG GCTGGATCTGCTACGCCGAGAAGACCCACGGGAACGTCCTCCTCCCCCACATCAGCACCGCCCGGTCCCCGCAGCAGGTCATGGGCTCCCTGGTCAAGGACTTCTTCTCCCAGCAGCAG CATTTGACCCCCGACAAGATCTACCACGTGACGGTGATGCCCTGCTACGACAAAAAGCTGGAAGCCTCCAGACCCGACTTCTTCAGCCAAGAGCACCAGACACGCGATGTGGATTGTGTCATCACAACAG GAGAAGTCTTCAAGCTGCTGGAAGAAGAAGGGGTCTCGCTGTCAGAGCTGGAGCCGGCTACCCTGGACAGTCT GTGCAGCAGTGTATCTGCCCAGGAGCCTACCAGCCATCAGGGTGGGGGCTCGGGGGGCTACCTGGAGCACGTGTTCCGGCATGCAGCCCAGGAGCTCTTTGGAATCCACGTCACTGAAGTCACCTACAGACCCCTGAG GAACAAGGACCTCCAGGAGGTGACTCTGGAGAGGGAGGGCCGGGTCCTGCTGCACTTCGCCGCGGCCTACGGCTTCCGCAACATCCAGAACCTGGTGCAAAAGCTCAAGCGAGGCCGCTGCCCATACCACTATGTGGAGGTCATGGCCTGCCCTTCAG GCTGCTTGAATGGTGGAGGCCAGCTCAAGGCCCCTGACATGCCTGGCAAGGAGCTTCTCCAGCAGGTTGAGAGGCTATACAGCATGGTCAGGACCGAGGCACCAGAGGATGCGCCTGGGGTCCAGGAGCTGTATGGGCACTGGCTGCAGGGCGAGGGCTCAGAGCAGGCCAGCCGCCTGCTGCACACAAGCTACCACGCGGTGGAAAAGGCTGGCTCCAGCCTCAGCATCAGGTGGTAG